Proteins encoded in a region of the Dreissena polymorpha isolate Duluth1 chromosome 6, UMN_Dpol_1.0, whole genome shotgun sequence genome:
- the LOC127836012 gene encoding heat shock 70 kDa protein 12B-like: MYEIKLQITHLNTDKTDAVGSQNLIVAAFDFGTTYSGYAFSFKDSPNDVKTNNGWTAGSGQLISHKTSTSVLLNQNGEFHSFGIDAEDKYSSLAGERKHHGWRLFRRFKMVLHSQQISRSTTVEDLEGKTFPAKPIFTMSLKYLQKHLLDALSLRTIGTRETDIRYIITVPAIWGIAAKQFMREAAIEVQNSL, encoded by the exons ATGTATGAGATAAAACTTCAGATAACCCATTTAAATACAG ATAAAACGGATGCTGTCGGAAGTCAAAACCTGATTGTGGCCGCCTTCGACTTCGGGACCACGTACAGTGGATATGCGTTCTCATTCAAAGACTCTCCAAATGACGTCAAAACTAACAACGGTTGGACTGCCGGATCTGGTCAACTTATCTCACACAAAACATCGACAAGTGTTCTTCTCAATCAGAATGGTGAGTTCCATTCATTTGGAATTGATGCCGAGGACAAGTATTCGTCTTTGGCAGGAGAAAGAAAACACCATGGTTGGAGACTGTTCAGAAGATTTAAGATGGTCCTACACAGTCAG CAAATTTCGCGTTCAACAACAGTTGAAGATTTGGAAGGTAAAACATTCCCAGCCAAACCGATTTTTACGATGTCGCTCAAGTATCTACAGAAACACCTGTTGGACGCTTTGAGTTTGCGTACAATTGGGACGAGAGAAACTGACATCAGATACATTATTACTGTACCAGCTATCTGGGGAATAGCTGCAAAACAGTTCATGAGAGAAGCAGCGATTGAGGTACAGAAcagtttataa
- the LOC127836011 gene encoding heat shock 70 kDa protein 12A-like — MYDYFDMIREFEVKKRKFEFDSQTDITFHIPVVLKEISEEQCHQSLTDRLVSLKYSEKVFLSGRDKLCINSSIMQSWFKDPVSKMMNHISSVLKEERMKDVGLIVKVGGFAESPYVQQMIRKELPGKHLLIPGEAGLAVLKGAVMFGHKPDIISSRVIDYTYGRPVVEPYDENKHPADKKINNNGYWEVDHAFLIFVRANEDVPVDSKVTHVTNPNSIHSRIGIYRTKDRDPVFTTDPGCEQLGEIEINRDETIPLEEQKNKTTFMFGDTELHVMCENVKTGKVETLTIDLSQ, encoded by the coding sequence ATGTACGATTACTTTGATATGATTCGCGAATTTGAGGTAAAGAAGAGGAAATTCGAGTTTGATTCTCAGACCGACATCACATTTCACATCCCAGTGGTACTCAAGGAAATTTCAGAGGAGCAGTGTCATCAGTCTTTAACCGACCGATTGGTATCTTTGAAATACAGTGAAAAGGTTTTCCTAAGTGGAAGAGATAAGCTTTGTATCAACTCGTCAATCATGCAAAGTTGGTTCAAAGATCCGGTTTCCAAGATGATGAATCACATCAGCAGTGTTCTTAAAGAAGAACGGATGAAAGATGTTGGTCTAATAGTCAAAGTTGGAGGGTTTGCGGAGAGTCCATATGTCCAACAGATGATTCGGAAAGAACTTCCTGGAAAACATTTGCTAATTCCTGGGGAGGCGGGTCTGGCTGTACTGAAAGGAGCCGTTATGTTCGGACACAAGCCCGACATTATTTCATCCAGGGTTATAGATTACACGTATGGTAGACCGGTAGTGGAACCGTATGACGAGAATAAACATCCTGCTgataagaaaataaacaataatggaTATTGGGAGGTCGACCACGCTTTCCTCATATTTGTGAGAGCCAATGAAGATGTGCCAGTTGATAGCAAGGTGACACATGTAACCAATCCTAACTCCATACATAGCCGTATTGGCATATACAGGACGAAAGACAGGGACCCGGTATTCACAACAGATCCTGGATGTGAGCAACTTggtgaaattgaaattaaccgAGACGAAACAATTCCACTGGAGGAACAGAAAAATAAGACAACGTTCATGTTCGGTGACACCGAATTGCATGTGATGTGTGAGAACGTAAAGACTGGCAAAGTGGAGACACTAACAATTGATTTGAGTCAATAA